A single Mangrovimonas sp. YM274 DNA region contains:
- a CDS encoding sodium:proton antiporter: MDYYGIATILIVLAAIFGYINVRFLKLPITIGLMVITIVFTLVVLGVSHFDDTLLAHEKEFISQIDFKTVLLDVMLSFLLFAGALHTNFSQLKVQRGPVLLFATLGVLASTFLVGTLMYYLLLIIGLDVAYIYCLLFGALISPTDPIAVLGILKKANAPKILETKIVGESLFNDGVGVVVFLTIFSVAAFPNSELVATDILKLFGQEVLGGIALGLLLGWVTYRLMKSIDNYEIEVIITIAAVMGGTLLSHKLHVSAPLAIVVAGLIVGNDTVRNSAMSDVVELYVDKFWELIDVLLNTILFVMIGMEMLVLSFETSYVLAGLIAVPIVLLCRYISLWLPIKVYAERLGFVPFTNLIMTWGGLRGGISIALALSLKPEMHRDLFLVITYIIVVFSIIGQGLTVEPVIKRFTKKIS, from the coding sequence ATGGATTACTACGGTATTGCCACTATTTTAATAGTGCTTGCGGCCATTTTTGGCTATATCAATGTTAGATTTTTAAAATTGCCAATTACTATTGGCTTAATGGTCATTACCATTGTTTTTACTTTGGTTGTTTTGGGAGTTTCGCATTTTGACGATACCCTGTTGGCCCATGAAAAAGAGTTTATCTCGCAAATTGATTTTAAAACCGTCTTGCTGGATGTTATGCTTAGTTTTCTGTTGTTTGCAGGTGCTTTGCATACCAATTTTTCTCAATTAAAGGTGCAACGAGGCCCTGTATTGCTATTTGCAACTTTAGGGGTTTTGGCGTCTACGTTTTTGGTGGGAACCTTGATGTATTATCTTTTGTTGATTATTGGTTTGGACGTGGCGTATATATATTGTTTGCTATTTGGAGCATTAATATCGCCCACAGACCCTATTGCTGTTTTAGGAATTCTGAAAAAGGCTAATGCCCCTAAAATATTGGAAACAAAAATTGTGGGAGAATCTTTGTTTAATGACGGTGTTGGAGTGGTAGTGTTCTTAACTATTTTTTCGGTAGCTGCTTTTCCAAATTCGGAGTTGGTAGCGACTGATATTTTGAAGTTGTTTGGACAGGAAGTTCTAGGTGGAATTGCTTTAGGTTTGTTGTTGGGATGGGTGACCTATCGTTTGATGAAATCCATAGACAACTACGAAATTGAAGTCATCATCACCATTGCAGCCGTGATGGGAGGGACTTTATTATCCCACAAACTTCATGTGTCGGCACCCTTGGCCATTGTGGTGGCAGGTTTGATTGTTGGAAATGATACCGTACGGAATTCAGCCATGTCTGACGTTGTGGAACTTTACGTAGACAAGTTTTGGGAACTTATCGATGTGCTGTTGAATACCATTTTGTTTGTCATGATAGGGATGGAAATGTTGGTTTTGAGTTTTGAAACCAGTTATGTTTTGGCTGGTCTTATTGCAGTACCCATCGTTTTATTGTGTCGTTACATCTCCCTTTGGTTGCCAATTAAAGTTTATGCGGAACGATTGGGATTTGTGCCTTTTACCAATTTAATTATGACTTGGGGAGGTTTGCGCGGTGGTATTTCCATTGCCTTGGCACTTAGTTTGAAGCCAGAAATGCACCGTGATTTATTTTTGGTAATTACCTATATCATTGTAGTGTTCTCAATTATAGGGCAAGGCTTGACCGTAGAACCAGTCATCAAACGATTTACCAAAAAAATCAGTTGA
- a CDS encoding DUF3298 and DUF4163 domain-containing protein: MKKYLSLFVLSLYLFNCAEDASLKFEDTFISLPSGAKIEVLYPKAKGSTEAAKNINTAIDSYIANQISFNDSIPTTDVKNAIEKFNTEYTGFKEDFEDSEARWEALVEGEVQYHSPEILCISINTYLYTGGAHGNDRIDFLNFNPNTGQPYTTQDLITDIPGFSKLVEDNLKKEQAKKAKDKAMEDLFFGKDFQLPESIGFNEDGVIILYNTYEIASYAQGITEFLIPYSEANPFLSFN, from the coding sequence ATGAAAAAATACTTGTCCCTATTTGTCCTAAGTCTTTATCTTTTCAACTGTGCCGAAGATGCTTCCCTGAAATTTGAAGACACCTTTATTTCACTTCCTTCCGGAGCAAAAATCGAGGTATTATATCCTAAAGCAAAAGGTTCTACGGAAGCGGCCAAAAACATCAACACCGCCATCGATTCATATATCGCCAATCAAATATCTTTCAATGATAGCATTCCTACTACCGATGTCAAAAATGCCATTGAAAAGTTCAATACAGAATATACCGGATTTAAAGAAGATTTTGAAGATAGTGAAGCTAGATGGGAAGCTTTGGTTGAGGGAGAAGTACAGTACCACTCACCTGAAATTTTGTGCATTTCTATAAACACCTATCTATATACCGGTGGTGCTCATGGCAACGATCGTATTGACTTTTTAAATTTCAACCCCAACACAGGACAACCATATACCACCCAAGATCTCATTACTGACATACCTGGGTTTAGCAAGCTTGTAGAAGACAACCTAAAAAAAGAGCAGGCCAAAAAGGCAAAGGATAAAGCCATGGAAGACCTTTTCTTTGGAAAAGATTTCCAACTGCCCGAATCTATCGGCTTTAATGAAGACGGTGTTATCATCCTTTACAACACCTATGAAATTGCTTCCTATGCTCAAGGCATTACAGAGTTTTTAATTCCTTATAGTGAAGCCAATCCCTTTCTTAGTTTCAACTGA
- a CDS encoding cystathionine gamma-synthase yields MKFNTKTIHGGQEHDKAYGAVMPPIYQTSTYAQSTPGGHKGYEYSRSQNPTRHALEKALASIENGDYGLAFGSGLAAIDAVIKLLNPGDEVVSTNDLYGGSYRLFTQIFERFGIVFHFVGMENANTIENYINSKTKLVWVETPTNPMMNIIDIKAIAEIAQKHQILLAVDNTFATPYLQQPLDLGADIVMHSATKYLGGHSDVVMGALIVKDKALAEKLYFIQNASGAVCGPQDSFLVLRGIKTLHIRMQRHCENGRAVAEYLKAHPKIEMVYWPGFESHPNHEIAKAQMKDFGGMVSFTTKGNNYEEAIKIVENLKVFTLAESLGGVESLAGHPASMTHASIPKEKREQTGVVDSLIRLSVGIEDVEDLIADLEQAIG; encoded by the coding sequence ATGAAATTTAATACCAAAACCATACATGGAGGGCAGGAACATGACAAGGCTTATGGCGCTGTGATGCCCCCAATATATCAAACATCAACTTACGCGCAATCTACCCCAGGAGGCCATAAAGGTTATGAATATTCGCGAAGCCAAAACCCAACACGCCATGCTTTGGAAAAGGCTTTGGCAAGTATTGAAAATGGGGATTATGGATTGGCTTTTGGTTCGGGGTTGGCTGCGATTGACGCCGTAATCAAATTATTGAATCCGGGTGATGAGGTAGTTTCAACTAATGATTTGTATGGAGGGAGTTACCGATTGTTCACACAAATTTTTGAGCGTTTTGGAATTGTATTTCATTTTGTGGGAATGGAAAATGCCAATACTATTGAAAACTATATAAATAGTAAAACCAAGCTTGTTTGGGTAGAAACACCAACCAACCCAATGATGAATATTATTGACATTAAGGCCATCGCTGAAATTGCTCAAAAGCATCAAATTTTATTGGCAGTCGACAATACGTTTGCGACGCCTTACCTGCAGCAGCCTTTGGATTTGGGAGCTGATATTGTTATGCATTCGGCAACTAAATATTTAGGAGGGCATAGTGATGTTGTCATGGGAGCCTTGATTGTAAAAGATAAGGCGTTGGCAGAGAAGCTGTACTTTATTCAAAATGCAAGTGGCGCTGTGTGCGGACCTCAGGATAGCTTTTTGGTATTAAGGGGTATTAAAACGTTGCATATACGGATGCAGCGGCATTGTGAGAATGGACGAGCCGTCGCTGAGTATTTGAAAGCACACCCTAAAATTGAAATGGTGTATTGGCCGGGGTTTGAATCGCATCCAAACCATGAAATCGCTAAGGCACAAATGAAAGATTTTGGTGGAATGGTGTCGTTTACCACAAAGGGCAATAATTATGAGGAAGCAATTAAAATTGTTGAAAATTTAAAGGTTTTCACCTTAGCGGAATCCTTGGGAGGAGTGGAGTCATTGGCTGGACATCCGGCAAGTATGACACATGCCAGTATTCCGAAAGAGAAACGGGAGCAAACAGGGGTAGTAGATTCCTTGATTAGATTAAGTGTGGGGATTGAAGATGTTGAGGATTTAATTGCTGATTTGGAGCAAGCTATTGGTTGA
- a CDS encoding glutamate dehydrogenase, with protein MTLNSKLLSIIFFLLVFTYDGFSQLGFSHEIGAIIGPVQFRSDFGSRNDEETNYGNSGIGIGIIHYINFAYRADCNCYSTDTYFNDHFKLRSEISWNKTILDHHGQWVRPSRTSENAQRLRDHHGVAENFDVGMQLEYFPRSIRSFQAFSYRFAPFVSLGAHYTSASPQASTTHGNGNINDPSNIYSYWYENPVYLPPLPPGASPLAREYPINTDHINTWSVVTSVGVRYKLGILSDLMLDLRWQYYFSDWIDGFNHKLSYNKYNDWLIWLNFGYIYYLD; from the coding sequence ATGACGCTTAATTCCAAACTATTATCCATTATATTTTTCCTATTGGTTTTTACTTATGATGGATTTTCCCAATTAGGTTTTTCTCATGAAATAGGGGCAATCATCGGTCCTGTACAATTTCGATCTGATTTTGGAAGCCGTAATGATGAAGAAACCAACTATGGGAATTCTGGAATTGGTATTGGAATTATCCATTACATCAATTTCGCTTACAGGGCAGATTGTAACTGTTACTCCACCGACACCTATTTTAACGACCATTTCAAATTAAGATCTGAAATTTCTTGGAACAAAACCATTTTGGATCACCATGGACAATGGGTAAGGCCTAGCAGAACCAGTGAAAATGCACAACGTTTAAGAGACCATCATGGAGTGGCAGAGAATTTTGATGTTGGAATGCAGTTGGAATACTTTCCAAGGAGTATTCGTTCCTTTCAAGCCTTTAGTTATAGGTTTGCCCCTTTCGTAAGTTTGGGAGCCCACTATACTTCGGCTTCTCCTCAAGCCAGTACCACACACGGCAATGGTAATATTAACGACCCCAGTAATATTTATTCTTATTGGTATGAGAACCCTGTGTACTTGCCACCTTTACCTCCAGGGGCTTCTCCTTTAGCCAGAGAATACCCCATTAACACCGATCACATCAACACATGGTCAGTTGTTACCAGTGTTGGGGTACGCTATAAACTTGGTATATTATCCGATTTAATGCTAGATCTACGTTGGCAATACTATTTTAGTGATTGGATTGATGGCTTTAACCATAAGTTGAGCTACAACAAATATAACGACTGGTTAATCTGGTTGAATTTTGGATATATCTATTATCTCGATTAA
- the gdhA gene encoding NADP-specific glutamate dehydrogenase — protein sequence MREKIDAFLDLIKERNGQEPEFLQAVEEVAETVIPYIAEHDIYHGKNILLRMAEPERVITFRVCWVDDEGEIQVNRGYRVQMNSAIGPYKGGLRFHPSVNMSILKFLAFEQVFKNSLTTLPMGGGKGGSDFDPKGKSDNEIMRFCHSFMSEMFRHIGPQTDVPAGDIGVGAREIGFLFGMYKKLRNEFSGVLTGKGLSWGGSLIRPEATGYGNVYFAQSMLQTKGDSFEGKTVVVSGSGNVAQYAAEKATQLGGKVVTLSDSSGYILDEEGIDADKLAYVMELKNVKRGRISEYVKEYPNAKFFEGKTPWEVTCDIALPCATQNELNGEDAKMLLKNGCICVSEGANMPSTKEAITEFHKAKILFAPGKASNAGGVATSGLEMTQNSLRYNWTRDEVDNKLKEIMSNIHEACIEYGKEEDGYVDYVKGANIAGFVKVADAMLAQGVV from the coding sequence ATGAGAGAAAAAATAGACGCATTTTTAGACCTTATAAAAGAAAGAAATGGGCAGGAACCTGAGTTTCTACAGGCTGTAGAAGAGGTTGCTGAGACCGTTATCCCTTATATTGCCGAGCACGATATCTACCACGGTAAAAATATTCTTTTAAGAATGGCTGAGCCTGAGCGCGTGATAACCTTTAGGGTATGTTGGGTTGACGATGAAGGTGAAATCCAAGTAAACAGAGGGTATAGAGTTCAAATGAATTCGGCTATTGGCCCTTATAAAGGCGGGTTGCGTTTTCACCCTTCGGTAAACATGAGTATTTTGAAGTTTTTGGCATTCGAGCAAGTATTCAAGAACAGTTTGACCACGTTGCCAATGGGTGGTGGTAAAGGAGGAAGTGATTTCGATCCTAAAGGAAAAAGTGATAATGAAATCATGAGATTCTGTCACTCATTTATGAGTGAGATGTTCCGTCACATAGGTCCGCAAACTGATGTCCCTGCTGGAGATATTGGTGTTGGAGCTAGAGAAATTGGCTTCTTATTTGGGATGTACAAAAAATTGAGAAATGAGTTCTCTGGAGTACTAACAGGTAAGGGGTTATCATGGGGAGGATCTTTGATTCGTCCGGAAGCAACAGGTTACGGTAACGTATACTTTGCACAAAGTATGTTGCAGACAAAAGGAGATAGTTTTGAAGGAAAAACAGTAGTAGTCTCCGGATCAGGAAACGTTGCGCAATATGCTGCTGAAAAGGCAACCCAGTTAGGTGGTAAGGTGGTTACCTTATCTGATTCATCTGGATATATTTTGGATGAAGAAGGTATCGATGCCGATAAATTGGCCTATGTAATGGAGTTGAAAAATGTAAAAAGAGGCCGCATTAGTGAATATGTAAAAGAATATCCTAATGCTAAATTCTTTGAAGGAAAAACGCCTTGGGAAGTGACGTGTGATATCGCTCTACCATGTGCTACTCAAAACGAGCTTAATGGGGAAGATGCTAAAATGCTATTGAAAAATGGTTGTATATGTGTGAGTGAAGGCGCTAATATGCCATCTACAAAAGAGGCGATTACTGAGTTCCACAAGGCAAAAATCCTGTTCGCTCCAGGAAAGGCATCTAATGCTGGTGGTGTGGCAACTTCAGGTTTGGAAATGACCCAAAACTCTTTACGTTATAATTGGACAAGAGATGAGGTTGACAATAAACTGAAAGAAATCATGTCCAATATCCACGAAGCATGTATTGAATATGGAAAAGAAGAAGATGGTTATGTAGATTATGTTAAAGGTGCAAACATTGCCGGATTTGTTAAGGTAGCAGATGCTATGTTGGCTCAAGGAGTGGTGTAA
- a CDS encoding two-component regulator propeller domain-containing protein yields MVYKAVQLLVFLFAINCFSQDYSVLWEGHFSYYNIKDVVQGNDKIYAASENAIFIYDESNQELETVTTVEGLSGDVISTIAYSEIYDLLLVGYENGLIEVVQGSEHEILTVVDILEKETISPTLKRINDFYEYEGLVYISTDYGISIYDLEYLEFGDTYFIGNGGAQITVNQVSVHEGYIYAACSSSMGIKRAELSNPNLIDYQQWQTVVGGNYIGISSVNENLYTIRSNKTIYEIEQTTLNQLYTYTDIPLDMKSVGEFLVVITKKDVFVYDANFILTSNANVTGIYTTNFSAATVSNNHIYIGTDSLGLLQTELNSPANYFEIRPGGPLRNSAFKIQAGNNNLWVTFGGFTVDYAPSPSILYGISHLKGEEWINTSKDSVFGARNLNYIAVNPFKLSQVFISSFQNGILQIENELPTILLDNTNSGLESLVIPGNPDYFSIRQSGSQFDRNGILWTMTGRVDSPLKSYNPSTGDWNSYSFNEIIPDGFSGEWGYSDLVIDNNGTKWTGGYHNGVMGYNENGNSINRVYNLEQNMPSSVVRALAMDNRNQLWIGTIKGLRVLYNTANFLDNPNPTVNEIVILEDDIPQELLADQFITDIKVDGSNNKWIGTLTSGVFYFSPDGQETIYHFTKSNSPLPSDAINDISIDSENGRVYFATDKGLVSFLAGGSKTEDELENAFVYPNPVRPEYNVLGFDDLNNITKGVKIKGLTENVNIKITDIEGNLVAEAQSRVNQRTSRAGYNFAIDGGTAIWNGKNLANNVVATGVYLIMISDLDSFETKVLKLLIVR; encoded by the coding sequence ATGGTTTATAAAGCTGTACAACTGTTAGTTTTTTTATTTGCAATAAATTGTTTTTCACAGGACTATTCGGTGCTATGGGAAGGACATTTCTCATATTATAATATCAAGGACGTTGTACAGGGGAATGATAAAATATATGCCGCTTCAGAGAATGCCATCTTTATTTATGATGAATCAAATCAAGAATTAGAAACAGTCACTACAGTAGAAGGCCTATCCGGGGACGTTATTTCTACAATAGCATATAGTGAAATTTACGATTTGTTATTGGTAGGATATGAAAATGGGTTGATTGAGGTTGTGCAAGGTAGTGAACATGAGATTTTAACTGTAGTGGATATTCTGGAAAAGGAAACTATTTCTCCAACTTTAAAACGAATTAACGATTTTTACGAGTACGAAGGATTAGTTTATATTTCAACCGACTATGGTATATCAATTTATGATTTAGAGTATTTGGAGTTTGGTGATACTTATTTCATTGGGAATGGAGGTGCTCAAATAACTGTAAACCAGGTTTCAGTGCATGAAGGTTATATCTATGCTGCTTGTTCTAGTAGTATGGGTATAAAAAGAGCAGAGCTAAGCAATCCAAATTTAATAGACTATCAACAATGGCAAACAGTTGTAGGCGGTAATTATATTGGAATAAGTTCGGTAAATGAAAATCTATATACGATTAGAAGTAATAAAACAATTTATGAGATAGAACAAACTACTCTTAATCAATTATACACCTATACGGATATTCCTTTGGATATGAAATCTGTGGGTGAGTTTTTAGTTGTAATAACTAAAAAAGATGTATTTGTTTATGATGCCAATTTTATTCTAACTAGTAATGCCAACGTCACGGGAATTTATACAACTAATTTTAGTGCTGCCACAGTTTCAAATAACCATATTTACATAGGTACCGATAGTTTAGGTTTACTACAAACCGAACTTAATAGTCCCGCTAATTATTTTGAAATTCGTCCTGGAGGACCTTTAAGGAATAGTGCTTTTAAAATTCAGGCAGGGAATAATAATTTGTGGGTCACTTTTGGAGGATTTACTGTTGATTATGCCCCTTCTCCTTCTATATTATATGGAATTAGCCATTTGAAAGGGGAGGAATGGATCAATACTTCCAAGGATAGTGTATTCGGAGCAAGAAATCTTAATTACATAGCAGTAAATCCATTTAAATTGTCTCAGGTTTTTATCAGTTCTTTCCAAAACGGAATTCTGCAGATTGAAAATGAATTGCCAACAATATTGTTAGATAATACCAATAGCGGATTGGAATCTCTAGTTATTCCGGGAAATCCTGATTATTTCAGCATCAGACAAAGTGGTTCTCAATTTGATAGAAATGGTATTTTATGGACCATGACAGGTAGGGTGGATAGTCCTCTCAAATCTTATAATCCATCAACAGGGGATTGGAATTCGTATAGTTTTAATGAAATCATTCCTGATGGATTCAGTGGAGAGTGGGGATACTCAGATTTAGTAATAGATAATAATGGTACCAAATGGACTGGAGGATATCATAATGGCGTTATGGGGTATAATGAAAATGGTAATTCAATTAATAGGGTTTATAACCTTGAACAGAACATGCCATCTTCAGTTGTTAGGGCACTTGCCATGGATAATAGAAATCAATTATGGATAGGAACAATTAAGGGATTGCGTGTATTATATAATACGGCGAATTTTTTGGATAATCCTAATCCAACGGTTAATGAAATTGTGATTCTTGAAGATGATATACCTCAAGAACTACTGGCCGACCAATTTATAACCGATATAAAAGTGGACGGTTCCAATAACAAATGGATTGGGACCCTAACTTCGGGAGTATTTTATTTTTCACCGGATGGGCAGGAAACCATTTATCATTTTACAAAAAGCAACTCTCCATTACCTTCTGATGCCATTAATGACATATCCATTGATAGTGAAAATGGTAGGGTTTATTTTGCGACAGACAAAGGACTTGTTTCCTTTTTAGCGGGAGGCTCTAAAACAGAAGATGAATTGGAAAATGCTTTTGTATATCCTAATCCCGTTAGACCAGAATATAATGTCCTAGGTTTTGATGATCTAAATAACATTACTAAGGGCGTTAAAATAAAAGGTCTTACTGAAAATGTCAATATTAAAATTACCGATATAGAAGGGAATTTGGTAGCTGAAGCCCAATCACGAGTGAATCAGCGTACCTCTAGAGCTGGTTATAATTTTGCTATAGATGGGGGAACGGCCATTTGGAATGGTAAAAACCTTGCCAATAATGTGGTGGCTACCGGGGTGTATCTTATCATGATTTCCGATTTGGATTCTTTTGAGACTAAAGTATTGAAGTTGCTAATCGTAAGATAG
- the recO gene encoding DNA repair protein RecO, with product MLSKNKVIVLSKLRYRDHDLIVKCYTYNRGTVSYILRGVFKSKKGNSKVAYFQMLSQLQIDEDYKPNHSLQTVKDIKVEHSYASLHTNLLKGAIVMFLAEVLSTALREEEPNEALYNYLENSLLLLDHETQFSNFHLLFLLQLTRHLGFYPDISNSSQPYFNLSNGLFESHNDGIYSISDENLSILKQLLNTNFEGLSNVKLNSKQRQSFLNMLLLYYELHLGDFRKPKSLTVLNQVFN from the coding sequence ATGCTCTCTAAAAACAAGGTAATTGTATTATCCAAGCTTAGATACCGGGACCACGATTTGATCGTGAAATGCTATACGTATAATAGAGGGACCGTGAGCTATATTTTGCGAGGTGTTTTTAAAAGTAAAAAAGGGAACTCTAAAGTTGCTTATTTTCAAATGTTGTCTCAGCTCCAAATTGATGAAGACTACAAGCCCAATCATTCGCTTCAAACCGTCAAAGATATAAAAGTAGAGCACTCCTATGCGTCACTACACACAAATCTCCTTAAGGGGGCTATTGTGATGTTTTTAGCGGAAGTACTTTCTACTGCTTTAAGAGAGGAAGAGCCTAATGAAGCTCTTTATAACTATTTGGAAAATTCCCTACTGTTATTAGATCACGAAACCCAATTTTCCAATTTTCATTTGTTGTTTCTGTTACAATTGACTAGGCATTTGGGCTTTTATCCAGATATTTCCAATAGTTCTCAGCCTTATTTTAACCTAAGTAATGGTTTGTTTGAAAGTCATAATGACGGAATCTATTCAATATCTGATGAAAACCTAAGTATTTTAAAACAGTTGTTGAATACAAATTTTGAAGGCCTTTCCAATGTGAAACTGAACTCGAAACAGCGTCAATCCTTCTTGAATATGCTGTTGTTGTATTATGAATTGCATTTAGGTGATTTCAGAAAGCCGAAATCATTAACAGTATTAAATCAGGTTTTCAACTAA